In Pontibacillus yanchengensis, the following are encoded in one genomic region:
- the sigF gene encoding RNA polymerase sporulation sigma factor SigF, with protein sequence MDVELKQSKKQEQLSDEEVKVYIAQSQQGDQEARNILVEKNMRLVWSVVQRFLNRGYDPDDLFQIGCIGLLKSVDKFDLSYDVKFSTYAVPMIIGEIQRFIRDDGSVKVSRSLKETGNKIRRKKDELTKVLGRTPTVQELAKELDITPEDVVLAQEASKSPHSIHETVYENDGDPITLLDQIAEQDTKWFDKIALQEAIRSLDERERLIVYLRYYKDQTQSDVAERLGISQVQVSRLEKKILSFIKEQMKE encoded by the coding sequence ATGGATGTGGAACTAAAGCAATCTAAAAAACAAGAACAGTTGTCTGATGAAGAGGTTAAAGTGTACATTGCACAAAGCCAACAGGGAGACCAGGAAGCCCGAAACATTTTAGTAGAGAAAAATATGCGTCTTGTTTGGTCAGTAGTCCAACGATTCTTAAATCGAGGCTATGATCCAGATGACCTTTTTCAAATTGGTTGTATTGGGCTTTTAAAATCTGTTGATAAGTTTGACCTCTCCTATGATGTGAAATTTTCGACCTATGCTGTACCAATGATTATTGGTGAAATACAGCGATTTATCCGTGACGATGGTAGTGTGAAAGTTAGTCGTAGTTTAAAGGAAACAGGCAACAAGATTCGCAGAAAGAAGGATGAGCTAACGAAAGTACTGGGGCGGACCCCTACAGTACAAGAACTTGCTAAGGAGTTAGACATAACGCCTGAAGATGTCGTACTAGCGCAAGAAGCCTCCAAATCACCACATTCCATTCATGAAACAGTATATGAAAATGATGGAGATCCAATTACACTTCTTGATCAAATAGCAGAACAAGACACAAAATGGTTTGATAAAATTGCCTTACAGGAGGCTATTCGTTCATTGGATGAACGGGAAAGACTAATTGTCTATCTAAGGTATTATAAAGATCAGACTCAATCTGATGTAGCTGAAAGATTAGGTATTTCTCAAGTTCAAGTATCAAGGCTTGAGAAAAAAATTCTCAGCTTCATTAAGGAACAAATGAAGGAATAA
- a CDS encoding D-alanyl-D-alanine carboxypeptidase family protein, with protein MKKFGVWITIVFVMLSVFAPTSFAAEESGPKLAEKAKSAILIERDTGTVLYNKNSDEKLPPASMTKIMTLILVMEAIDEGSLKMDEKVRASEYAASMGGSQIFLEPGEEMTVNELLKGVAIASGNDASVALAERIAGSEEEFVKQMNTKSKQIGLKNTQFKNTTGLPAEGHYSTAEDMALMARELLKHEEITEYTSKYDDYLRKGTDNEFWLVNTNKLVKFYPGVDGLKTGFTREAMYCLTATAKKNDMRVIAVVMGAETPKNRNASISSMLDYAFNHYETESLYKRYQSVDQLRMIRAQQPTIDVVTSESVSVLKKKGEKIENVKANISYHKDLSLPFKSGQEIGVLTVTSNDKKLSESTLIVKDDVKEASIWTLFKRSLNEMVKHR; from the coding sequence ATGAAAAAGTTTGGTGTCTGGATAACCATTGTATTCGTTATGTTATCGGTTTTTGCTCCAACTTCCTTCGCGGCAGAGGAATCTGGACCTAAGTTAGCTGAGAAAGCAAAATCTGCAATATTAATTGAGAGAGATACAGGTACAGTCCTATACAACAAGAATTCAGATGAAAAGCTTCCACCTGCAAGTATGACGAAAATTATGACATTGATCCTTGTTATGGAAGCTATTGATGAAGGTTCTTTAAAGATGGATGAGAAGGTTCGTGCTAGTGAATACGCAGCTTCAATGGGGGGTTCGCAAATCTTTCTTGAGCCTGGAGAAGAAATGACAGTCAATGAACTATTAAAAGGAGTAGCCATTGCTTCTGGTAATGATGCTTCTGTTGCGTTAGCTGAACGTATTGCTGGTAGTGAAGAAGAGTTTGTTAAGCAAATGAATACGAAGTCAAAACAAATAGGTTTAAAAAATACGCAATTTAAAAATACAACAGGACTTCCAGCTGAAGGACATTACAGTACTGCCGAGGATATGGCGTTGATGGCCAGAGAATTGTTAAAGCACGAGGAAATTACAGAATACACAAGCAAATATGACGACTATCTAAGGAAAGGTACAGATAATGAGTTTTGGCTTGTGAATACAAATAAGCTTGTAAAGTTTTATCCTGGTGTTGACGGATTGAAAACGGGATTTACACGTGAAGCGATGTACTGCTTAACAGCAACAGCCAAAAAGAATGACATGCGTGTTATTGCAGTTGTAATGGGGGCTGAAACACCAAAAAATCGTAACGCAAGTATTTCATCTATGCTTGATTACGCATTTAACCATTATGAAACGGAATCGTTATATAAGCGTTATCAATCTGTAGATCAATTACGTATGATTCGTGCTCAACAACCAACTATTGATGTAGTGACAAGTGAGTCTGTGTCCGTGTTAAAGAAAAAAGGAGAGAAGATTGAGAATGTGAAGGCAAACATCTCCTATCATAAAGATCTATCTTTACCATTTAAAAGTGGTCAAGAGATTGGGGTTTTGACCGTGACAAGTAACGATAAGAAACTATCTGAATCTACATTAATCGTTAAAGATGATGTAAAGGAAGCCAGTATTTGGACGTTATTTAAAAGATCGCTTAATGAAATGGTGAAACATCGATAA
- the spoVAC gene encoding stage V sporulation protein AC has protein sequence MSEKFNQQQYDQTVKEYQPKPSIFGNCIRAFLVGGSICLFGQFLTVVYMDLFNMTEREAGNPTVTTLILLAALLTGFGVYDKIAQFAGAGSAVPVTGFANSITSAALEHKSEGLVLGVATNLFKLAGSVIVFGVVAAYVVGIIRYLFQSIM, from the coding sequence ATGAGTGAAAAATTTAATCAACAACAATATGACCAAACGGTTAAAGAGTATCAACCTAAGCCAAGTATATTTGGAAACTGTATAAGAGCTTTTTTGGTTGGTGGGAGTATTTGTTTATTTGGGCAGTTCTTAACAGTGGTATATATGGATTTATTTAATATGACAGAGCGTGAGGCCGGAAATCCAACAGTTACAACTCTTATTTTGTTAGCCGCTTTATTAACTGGGTTCGGAGTGTATGACAAAATCGCTCAATTTGCTGGAGCTGGTTCAGCCGTTCCTGTTACGGGGTTTGCAAATTCTATTACAAGTGCAGCATTAGAACATAAAAGTGAAGGGTTGGTTCTAGGGGTAGCTACAAATTTATTCAAGCTTGCAGGCTCTGTGATTGTATTTGGAGTGGTTGCGGCTTATGTAGTAGGAATTATTAGATACCTATTTCAATCAATCATGTAG
- the spoIIAB gene encoding anti-sigma F factor codes for MNKNEMHIQFSAVSENESFARVTVAAFVTQLDPTMDELTEMKTVVSEAVTNSIIHGYDDHDEGLVHIDCVLCEGSVELTIWDEGMGIDNIDEAKQPLYTSKPELERSGMGFTIMENFMDEVDITSIQGQGTTVRLVKHLKKSKTLCN; via the coding sequence ATGAACAAAAATGAGATGCATATTCAATTTTCAGCTGTAAGTGAGAATGAGTCATTTGCACGTGTTACGGTGGCAGCCTTTGTAACACAATTAGATCCTACAATGGATGAACTGACAGAAATGAAGACCGTCGTATCAGAAGCAGTTACCAATTCCATTATTCATGGTTATGACGATCATGACGAAGGACTCGTACATATTGACTGTGTCCTTTGTGAAGGATCTGTTGAGCTAACCATTTGGGATGAGGGTATGGGAATCGACAACATTGATGAAGCAAAACAACCGTTATACACGTCTAAACCAGAATTAGAGCGCTCAGGAATGGGCTTTACGATTATGGAAAATTTCATGGATGAAGTAGATATCACATCTATCCAGGGTCAAGGGACAACCGTAAGACTGGTCAAGCATTTAAAAAAAAGCAAAACCTTATGTAATTAA
- the spoIIAA gene encoding anti-sigma F factor antagonist, with amino-acid sequence MSLSVHFETKQHVLLVRLAGELDHHEAENLRNEWQTIMARQELKHVVLNLESLSFMDSSGLGVILGRYKEVKQNGGEMVVCSISPAVQRLFEMSGLFKIIRLEENEAFALETLGVAS; translated from the coding sequence GTGAGTCTTTCCGTTCACTTTGAAACGAAACAACATGTGCTGTTAGTTCGACTAGCAGGAGAATTAGATCATCATGAAGCAGAAAATTTACGTAATGAGTGGCAGACCATAATGGCGAGACAAGAGCTTAAGCATGTAGTGCTAAACCTTGAATCCCTTAGTTTTATGGACAGCTCAGGGCTTGGGGTCATTTTAGGTAGGTATAAAGAGGTCAAGCAAAATGGAGGGGAAATGGTTGTATGTTCTATTTCACCAGCCGTTCAGCGTTTATTTGAAATGTCAGGATTATTTAAAATTATTCGTTTAGAAGAAAATGAGGCATTTGCACTTGAAACGTTGGGGGTGGCGTCTTAA
- a CDS encoding stage V sporulation protein AB — protein sequence MIHPLIESFIGLASGLAVGAGFVAFLTVLGIIPRLVQLSKSAKYTRLYELCVVLGVLLGTLLSFDDIPVSLPLIILAIWGGFHGVFIGMLAAALTEVLNVFPILARRVGMEKSLLWFLMAIVLGKILGSLFQWTIFVN from the coding sequence ATGATTCATCCTCTAATTGAATCGTTTATCGGTTTAGCTTCTGGTTTAGCAGTAGGTGCTGGCTTTGTTGCATTTCTTACTGTTTTAGGTATCATTCCTAGGCTCGTGCAACTAAGTAAGAGTGCCAAATACACTAGATTGTATGAACTATGTGTGGTTCTAGGTGTATTGCTAGGTACTCTGTTATCTTTTGACGATATTCCGGTTTCCTTACCGCTGATTATTCTTGCTATATGGGGTGGTTTTCACGGTGTGTTCATTGGGATGTTAGCTGCAGCATTAACGGAAGTACTAAATGTATTCCCCATTCTTGCGAGACGGGTAGGCATGGAGAAAAGTTTGTTATGGTTTTTAATGGCAATCGTCCTAGGAAAAATTTTGGGGTCATTGTTTCAATGGACCATTTTTGTAAACTAA
- a CDS encoding stage V sporulation protein AA, which yields MSSTIYIRMKSKIQAKRNQTLYLSDVAYISGHEEWKEKLKDVELYRIKGTDRNIVILDVFRVIYTLHQLYKELELQAIGPNQTIVTIPTNKKQPSLILVCVIWMLLFIGAAMAIMNFHYDVSMEEVQQRLHFLLTGEEEEHPLWIQIPYSLGLGLGMILFFNHLFKKRINEEPSPLEVEMHKYQQDLDQYIVYHENHITKDSDPNDSSSN from the coding sequence ATGAGTTCGACAATTTATATCAGAATGAAAAGTAAAATACAAGCAAAGAGAAATCAAACCTTATACTTATCCGATGTTGCTTATATCTCCGGTCATGAAGAATGGAAGGAAAAACTAAAAGATGTGGAGCTATATCGTATAAAAGGAACAGATCGAAACATTGTCATTTTGGATGTTTTTCGAGTTATCTATACACTACATCAGCTTTATAAAGAATTGGAGCTTCAGGCAATTGGACCAAATCAGACCATAGTTACGATACCAACTAATAAAAAGCAACCTTCTCTTATATTGGTGTGTGTGATTTGGATGTTGTTATTCATTGGTGCTGCTATGGCGATTATGAATTTTCATTATGATGTCAGTATGGAAGAAGTGCAGCAAAGGCTACATTTTTTACTCACCGGAGAAGAAGAAGAACACCCTTTATGGATTCAAATCCCATATTCACTTGGATTAGGTTTAGGTATGATTTTATTTTTCAATCATTTATTTAAAAAGCGAATCAATGAAGAACCAAGTCCACTTGAGGTTGAAATGCATAAGTATCAACAAGATTTAGATCAATACATCGTTTACCATGAAAACCATATTACGAAGGATAGCGATCCAAATGATTCATCCTCTAATTGA